One genomic window of Micromonospora sp. WMMD1128 includes the following:
- the dut gene encoding dUTP diphosphatase, whose protein sequence is MTDVVPVPVRQLDPELPLPAYSHPGDAGADLMAAADVELPPGGRALVPTGVAVALPQGYVGLVHPRSGLAARLGVTVLNAPGTVDAGYRGEILVNLINHDRDTPARISRGDRIAQLVVQRVARAEFAPVAELPASRRGTGGHGSTGGHAGLVPAPAGGQSEEVAG, encoded by the coding sequence GTGACAGATGTGGTGCCCGTGCCCGTACGGCAGCTCGACCCGGAGTTGCCGCTGCCGGCGTACTCCCATCCCGGCGACGCCGGCGCGGACCTGATGGCCGCCGCGGACGTGGAGCTGCCACCCGGCGGCCGGGCCCTGGTGCCCACCGGGGTGGCGGTGGCGTTGCCGCAGGGGTACGTCGGGCTGGTCCACCCCCGGTCGGGACTGGCCGCCAGGCTCGGCGTGACGGTGCTCAACGCGCCCGGTACGGTCGACGCCGGCTACCGGGGTGAGATCCTGGTCAACCTGATCAACCATGATCGGGACACGCCGGCGCGGATCAGCCGGGGCGACCGGATCGCGCAACTCGTGGTCCAGCGGGTCGCCCGGGCGGAGTTCGCGCCGGTGGCCGAGCTGCCCGCGTCCCGACGCGGGACCGGCGGGCACGGATCCACCGGCGGGCACGCCGGGCTGGTTCCGGCTCCGGCCGGCGGGCAGAGCGAAGAGGTGGCAGGGTGA
- a CDS encoding DUF3093 domain-containing protein, which produces MRQSSSPAAPTAAPAPYAERLGLPWWAWPAGLAVAGLLAAELWLGATGLRAWLPFLLLVPGTVAALWWLGRIPVAVRDGELRVDDAHLPVRYVADAVPLDAAGRREVLGVGADPLAFVVQRPWIGGAVQVVLDDPADPTPFWVVSTRRPTELAAALLAARDAA; this is translated from the coding sequence GTGCGTCAGTCGTCGTCCCCGGCCGCCCCGACGGCCGCCCCCGCGCCCTACGCGGAGCGTCTCGGGCTGCCCTGGTGGGCCTGGCCCGCGGGGCTGGCCGTGGCCGGGTTGCTCGCCGCCGAGCTGTGGCTGGGCGCGACCGGCCTCCGGGCCTGGCTGCCGTTCCTGCTGCTGGTCCCCGGCACGGTGGCCGCCCTGTGGTGGTTGGGCCGGATCCCGGTCGCCGTACGCGACGGCGAGCTGCGGGTCGACGACGCCCACCTGCCGGTGCGGTACGTCGCGGACGCGGTGCCGCTGGACGCCGCCGGCCGGCGCGAGGTGCTCGGCGTCGGCGCCGACCCGCTCGCCTTCGTGGTGCAGCGCCCGTGGATCGGCGGCGCGGTCCAGGTGGTGCTCGACGACCCGGCGGATCCCACCCCGTTCTGGGTGGTCAGCACCCGACGCCCGACGGAGCTGGCCGCCGCGCTGCTGGCCGCCCGCGACGCGGCCTGA